In a genomic window of Aeromonas veronii:
- a CDS encoding YaiI/YqxD family protein yields the protein MPIWVDADACPIPVKEILYRAAHRAQVVTTLVANQGLRVPPSPFIKTQQVEKGFDVADHVIAQQVQPGDLVITGDIPLASWVIDAGGEALNPRGEIYTRETIKARLGMRNFMEELRSAGVQTGGPAPFNAADKQRFANALDKWLVKGTL from the coding sequence ATGCCCATCTGGGTTGATGCCGATGCCTGCCCCATTCCGGTCAAGGAGATCCTCTACCGCGCCGCCCACCGCGCCCAGGTCGTCACCACCCTGGTGGCCAATCAGGGATTACGGGTGCCCCCCTCCCCCTTTATCAAAACCCAGCAGGTGGAGAAGGGATTCGATGTGGCAGATCATGTCATCGCCCAGCAGGTTCAGCCCGGCGATCTGGTGATCACCGGCGATATTCCCCTCGCTTCCTGGGTGATCGATGCCGGTGGCGAGGCGCTCAATCCCCGCGGTGAGATCTACACCCGCGAGACCATCAAGGCGCGGCTCGGCATGCGCAACTTTATGGAAGAGCTGCGCTCGGCCGGCGTGCAGACCGGCGGCCCTGCCCCTTTCAACGCCGCCGACAAACAGCGCTTCGCCAATGCCCTCGACAAGTGGCTGGTCAAAGGCACGCTGTAA
- the zntB gene encoding zinc transporter ZntB produces MDRVPGEVIYALTLDGKGGMAPLTAGSEVPAAHPGWLHLDYGNPDSARWLLQTPLLSEVARESLLGQSNRPKLVRMGETVLLILRGINHNKDHRPEEMVALRIFITPDLIISSRRRPLLSEQDVFNQLKLGGGADSPADWLVEICDALTDRAGEFVEELHDKILDLEEMVLMRDLPANGRLALIRKQLIMIRRYLSPQRDLVARLANEKISWLDEDDRRRLLDIADRLRRWLDDLDAGVARTAVLADEINNLMAEATNRRAYQMSVMALLFLPASFLTGLFGINLGGMPGAESPTAFWVFCGSLVTLASGLAVWLKHRRWW; encoded by the coding sequence ATGGATCGGGTGCCCGGTGAAGTGATTTATGCCCTGACCCTGGATGGCAAGGGTGGCATGGCGCCGCTGACGGCGGGAAGCGAAGTCCCGGCGGCGCATCCCGGCTGGCTGCATCTGGATTACGGCAATCCCGATTCGGCGCGCTGGCTGCTGCAGACACCCTTGCTCAGCGAGGTGGCCAGGGAGTCGCTGCTCGGCCAGAGCAATCGTCCCAAGCTGGTGCGGATGGGGGAAACGGTGCTGCTGATCCTGCGCGGCATCAACCACAACAAGGATCACCGGCCCGAAGAGATGGTGGCGCTGCGCATCTTCATCACCCCGGATCTCATCATCAGCAGCCGTCGTCGCCCGCTGCTCTCGGAGCAGGATGTGTTCAACCAGCTCAAGCTGGGGGGCGGCGCCGACTCCCCGGCCGACTGGCTGGTGGAGATCTGCGATGCCCTGACCGATCGGGCGGGGGAGTTTGTCGAGGAGTTGCACGACAAGATCCTCGATCTGGAGGAGATGGTGCTGATGCGCGACCTGCCCGCCAATGGCCGCTTGGCGCTGATCCGCAAGCAGCTCATTATGATCCGCCGCTACCTCTCCCCCCAGCGGGATCTGGTGGCGCGCCTCGCCAACGAGAAGATCAGCTGGCTGGATGAGGATGACCGCCGCCGCCTGCTCGATATCGCCGACCGGTTGCGGCGCTGGCTCGATGATCTCGATGCCGGTGTAGCCCGCACGGCTGTGCTGGCGGACGAGATCAACAATCTGATGGCGGAGGCGACCAACCGCCGCGCCTACCAGATGTCGGTGATGGCGTTGCTGTTTTTGCCCGCCAGCTTCCTGACCGGCCTGTTCGGCATCAACCTGGGTGGGATGCCGGGGGCCGAGAGCCCGACCGCCTTCTGGGTCTTCTGCGGATCCTTGGTTACGCTGGCAAGCGGGCTGGCTGTCTGGCTCAAGCATCGGCGCTGGTGGTAA
- a CDS encoding mechanosensitive ion channel family protein, whose protein sequence is MWQSIGLTLLLLLGHTLIRRLIHKSLLALGQSRQVSENRVLYVAHVFYFLLGCATLLVLAGVWGLDFSRLVVLASSFFAVLGVAMVAQWSILSNITASITIFFAFPYKIGDRIRILDKDDSVTGVITEIGLFYVRVRDDNGDLVTYPANLILQKPVRKLEGKVAEPLQPE, encoded by the coding sequence ATGTGGCAATCCATTGGCCTGACCTTGCTGCTGTTGCTGGGGCATACCCTGATCCGGCGGCTGATTCACAAGAGCCTGCTGGCGCTCGGTCAGAGCAGGCAAGTGAGCGAGAACCGGGTGCTCTACGTGGCCCATGTGTTCTACTTCCTGCTCGGCTGCGCCACCTTGCTGGTGCTGGCCGGGGTGTGGGGGCTCGACTTCTCCCGACTGGTGGTGCTCGCGTCCTCCTTCTTTGCGGTATTGGGGGTCGCCATGGTGGCCCAGTGGTCGATCCTCTCCAACATCACCGCCAGCATCACCATCTTCTTCGCCTTTCCTTACAAGATTGGCGACCGGATCCGCATCCTCGACAAGGACGACTCGGTCACCGGCGTCATCACCGAGATTGGTCTCTTCTACGTGCGGGTACGTGATGACAACGGCGATCTGGTCACCTATCCAGCCAACCTGATCCTGCAAAAGCCGGTCAGAAAGCTGGAGGGCAAGGTGGCGGAACCGCTGCAACCAGAATAG
- a CDS encoding IS4 family transposase encodes MHLTQLEQWAFDQFGHANLKDPRRTERLVKLATALAQQPGDCVSQLPLSPADMEGSYRFIRNHHVNADAIADAGFATTAALARDYDLLLALEDTTALTFNHASVHDELGHTNQGSSRALLAHSVLLFAPHKSQVVGMIAQRIWTRDVSKRGESHRHATRPYKEKESRKWEEASVAFAARLGTQMANVISVCDREADIYEYLHYKQSNQQRFVVRSMQSRCIEEHDHKLYDYARQCHSAGTKVVKIPQRGGRKAREAVLDIKFTKVTLKAPANKRNEPDIPLYYVGCIEQGDASDRLEWHLLTSEAVTDDAQARKVIGYYERRWLIEDYHKVWKSAGTRVETLRMQSMDNLKRMCVILSFIAVRLLQLRFINEESSAQNQSCETVIGPTGWKLLWRKVEKTPLPTKVPDMRWAYRSLAKLGGWKDTKRTGRASIAALWEGWFRLQTLLEGYELAQSLEHQ; translated from the coding sequence ATGCATCTCACCCAACTCGAACAATGGGCATTCGACCAGTTTGGCCATGCCAATCTCAAGGACCCCAGACGCACTGAACGTCTCGTCAAACTCGCCACCGCCCTTGCTCAACAACCCGGAGATTGCGTGTCACAACTTCCCCTCTCACCCGCCGACATGGAAGGCTCATATCGCTTTATTCGCAACCACCATGTCAATGCCGATGCCATTGCTGATGCAGGCTTTGCCACCACCGCAGCCCTAGCCAGGGACTACGACCTGTTGCTGGCACTGGAAGATACCACGGCCCTGACCTTCAACCATGCCAGCGTCCATGATGAGCTGGGGCACACCAATCAAGGCAGTAGTCGCGCTCTGCTGGCTCACTCCGTCTTGTTGTTTGCTCCGCATAAATCGCAGGTGGTCGGCATGATTGCACAGCGTATCTGGACCCGTGATGTCAGCAAGCGGGGAGAGAGCCACCGGCATGCCACCCGGCCTTACAAGGAGAAAGAGAGTCGCAAGTGGGAGGAGGCATCCGTGGCCTTTGCCGCCCGTCTCGGCACTCAGATGGCCAACGTTATCTCGGTCTGTGACCGGGAAGCGGATATCTACGAATATCTGCATTACAAGCAGAGCAACCAACAACGCTTTGTGGTGCGCTCGATGCAAAGTCGCTGTATCGAAGAGCATGACCACAAGCTCTACGACTATGCCCGGCAGTGCCACTCTGCCGGCACCAAGGTCGTCAAAATACCGCAGCGGGGCGGCAGAAAAGCCAGAGAGGCCGTGCTCGACATCAAGTTTACCAAAGTCACCCTAAAGGCTCCGGCCAACAAGCGTAACGAGCCGGATATCCCGCTCTACTACGTGGGATGCATTGAGCAGGGCGATGCCTCTGACCGGCTGGAGTGGCACCTGCTGACTAGTGAAGCCGTGACCGACGATGCACAGGCCCGCAAGGTTATCGGCTATTACGAGCGGCGCTGGCTTATCGAGGATTATCACAAGGTCTGGAAGAGTGCCGGCACTCGGGTAGAAACCTTAAGGATGCAGAGCATGGATAACCTGAAGCGGATGTGCGTCATCTTGTCGTTTATCGCGGTGCGTCTGTTGCAATTGAGGTTTATCAACGAGGAGTCATCGGCACAGAATCAAAGCTGCGAAACGGTGATAGGCCCGACGGGGTGGAAGCTGCTTTGGCGAAAGGTAGAGAAAACGCCGTTGCCAACCAAGGTGCCGGATATGAGATGGGCGTACCGGAGCCTGGCCAAGCTGGGGGGCTGGAAGGACACTAAACGAACGGGGCGGGCTTCAATAGCGGCATTATGGGAGGGCTGGTTTCGACTCCAGACCCTCCTGGAAGGCTACGAACTGGCGCAGTCTCTTGAGCACCAATAG
- a CDS encoding sodium:proton antiporter yields the protein MLSLAGIALVSVLAQWLAWSLRVPAILFLLLTGLTLGPVSGLLDPDALLGDLLFPLVSLSVAIILFEGALTLHLTELKGIGKVVRNLCSTGMLVSFAVIGSAGYFLLGLDWRVATMLGAVLVVTGPTVIAPMLNVIRPTREVDRILRWEGIVIDPIGALFAVLVFEAVRLGSQGDLISHTLLALGKTVLVGSLIGVVAGWLTTLLIRKDWLPVSLHKFGVLALVLVTFSLSNWLSHESGLLAVTVFGIWLANQEGLDLEEVLAFKEDLAVILISSLFILLAARLDLAQLWQLGPMVLALLCVVQFVARPLCILVSTWGSDLSWRARALLSWIAPRGIVAAAVSASFAISLHQAEIPDADKLVPLVFAVIISTVVLQSLTSAPLASLLKMRQSAPNTWLIIGANSVARAIGRALADQGVPVQLCDPAWEFCKQARMSNLPCYFGNPQSEHAELHLPLTSISTVLALSPNRHNNALGVLHFAHLYGEELVYSLRSSEQHGKANRESATFRARQNLFGPDINYARLSGLLSRGGQIKATRLSEAFDWAQYQEANPGAIPLFIMDGKGIPQIVTGPVTPQAGELLIALQPPREQGAE from the coding sequence TTGCTCTCTCTGGCCGGGATCGCCCTGGTCTCCGTGCTGGCCCAATGGCTCGCCTGGTCGCTGCGGGTGCCCGCCATCCTGTTTCTGCTGCTCACCGGCCTGACCCTTGGCCCGGTCAGCGGCCTGCTCGACCCCGATGCCCTGCTCGGGGATCTGCTGTTTCCGCTGGTCTCCCTGTCGGTGGCCATCATCCTGTTTGAGGGGGCGCTCACCCTCCATCTGACCGAGCTCAAGGGGATCGGCAAGGTGGTGCGCAATCTCTGCTCCACCGGCATGCTGGTCAGCTTCGCTGTCATCGGCAGCGCCGGTTACTTCCTGCTGGGGCTGGACTGGCGGGTCGCCACCATGCTCGGCGCGGTACTGGTGGTAACGGGCCCTACCGTGATCGCCCCCATGCTCAACGTGATCCGCCCCACCCGGGAGGTGGACCGCATTCTGCGTTGGGAGGGGATCGTCATCGACCCCATCGGCGCCCTGTTTGCGGTGCTGGTGTTCGAGGCGGTACGCCTCGGCAGTCAGGGGGATCTCATCAGCCATACCCTGCTGGCGCTGGGCAAGACAGTGCTGGTCGGTTCCCTGATCGGGGTGGTGGCGGGCTGGCTCACCACCCTGCTCATTCGCAAGGACTGGCTACCGGTCAGCCTGCATAAATTCGGCGTGCTGGCGCTGGTGCTGGTCACCTTCAGCCTCTCCAACTGGCTGAGTCACGAATCGGGCCTGCTGGCGGTGACCGTGTTCGGCATCTGGCTCGCCAATCAGGAGGGGCTGGATCTGGAGGAGGTACTGGCGTTCAAGGAAGATCTCGCTGTCATCCTTATCTCCAGCCTGTTTATCCTGCTGGCAGCCCGCCTCGATCTGGCCCAGCTCTGGCAGCTCGGCCCCATGGTGCTGGCGCTGCTCTGTGTGGTGCAATTCGTGGCGCGCCCGCTCTGTATTCTGGTCTCGACCTGGGGATCGGATCTCTCCTGGCGGGCTCGCGCCCTGCTGAGCTGGATCGCCCCGCGCGGCATCGTTGCGGCGGCAGTCAGCGCCTCGTTCGCCATCAGCCTGCATCAGGCCGAGATCCCCGATGCCGACAAACTGGTGCCGCTGGTATTTGCGGTGATCATCTCCACCGTGGTGCTGCAGAGCCTCACCTCGGCGCCGCTGGCCAGCCTGCTCAAGATGCGCCAGAGTGCCCCCAATACCTGGCTCATCATAGGTGCCAACTCGGTGGCACGGGCCATAGGCCGGGCGCTGGCGGATCAGGGTGTGCCGGTACAGCTCTGCGATCCCGCCTGGGAGTTCTGCAAACAGGCGCGGATGAGCAACCTGCCCTGCTACTTTGGCAATCCCCAGTCGGAACATGCCGAGTTGCACCTGCCACTCACCAGCATCAGTACCGTGCTGGCGCTCTCCCCCAATCGCCACAACAACGCCCTCGGGGTGCTGCACTTTGCCCACCTCTACGGCGAGGAGCTGGTCTACTCCCTGCGCTCCAGCGAGCAGCACGGCAAGGCCAACCGGGAGAGCGCCACCTTCCGCGCTCGCCAGAACCTGTTTGGCCCAGACATCAACTATGCCAGGCTGAGCGGCCTGCTGAGCCGGGGTGGCCAGATCAAGGCGACCCGCCTGAGCGAGGCGTTCGACTGGGCCCAGTATCAGGAGGCCAATCCCGGTGCCATCCCGCTGTTCATCATGGATGGCAAGGGCATACCCCAGATCGTTACCGGCCCCGTCACCCCGCAGGCGGGTGAGCTGCTGATCGCCCTGCAGCCACCCAGAGAGCAGGGCGCCGAATGA
- a CDS encoding MltR family transcriptional regulator, whose translation MTTHQEDEVLERLNEQDGPRGFFLEAVTILEEAVDSLMRRAFRQEEYAVKYAIEPLLNQSGPLGQLEVRLKLIFALGLISLERYQDLEAYLKIRDFLVRDPKDYRFSDKPIHDLLDRLHGVNQGGMMKLEPPASEEDWAFYQMQLNRLDQMVRSALVLALADCVGELHKESPI comes from the coding sequence ATGACCACACACCAGGAAGATGAAGTACTGGAACGACTGAACGAGCAGGATGGCCCCCGCGGCTTCTTTCTCGAAGCCGTGACCATCCTGGAAGAGGCGGTCGACTCCCTGATGCGACGCGCGTTCCGTCAGGAGGAGTATGCCGTCAAATACGCCATCGAACCCCTGCTCAACCAGAGCGGCCCCCTCGGACAGCTGGAGGTGCGCCTCAAGCTCATCTTCGCCCTCGGCCTCATCTCCCTCGAGCGCTATCAGGATCTGGAAGCCTATCTGAAGATCCGCGACTTTCTGGTGCGCGACCCCAAGGATTACCGCTTCAGCGACAAGCCGATCCACGATCTGCTCGACCGCCTGCACGGGGTCAATCAGGGTGGCATGATGAAGCTGGAGCCCCCCGCCAGCGAAGAGGATTGGGCCTTCTACCAGATGCAGCTCAACCGGCTCGATCAGATGGTGCGCTCCGCACTGGTACTGGCGCTGGCCGACTGTGTCGGCGAGCTCCACAAGGAGAGTCCCATCTAA
- a CDS encoding mannitol-1-phosphate 5-dehydrogenase produces MKTLHFGAGNIGRGFIGKLLADASHQVTFADVNDTLIDQLNHRQEYKVHVVGADQKLDVVRNVAAVSSAGHEVIARIITADLVTTAVGPNILDKIASTLAKGLQARFDAGNLTPLNVIACENMVRGTSHLKQEVLKYLPVAYHATLESCIGFVDSAVDRIVPPAAAANDDPLEVTVESFSEWIVDQTQFKGELPQVAGMEPTDNLMAFVERKLFTLNTGHIVTAYLGKLRGYRTVREAIEDPVIRSKVRRAMEESGAVLVKRYGFDPRLHAAYIEKILSRFANPYLVDEIDRVGRQPLRKLAAGDRLVKPLLGTLEYGLPNEQLQEGIAAALHYRNADDPQAVELQALLAELGPAKALARVTGLDEGSEVVRAIVARYETL; encoded by the coding sequence ATGAAAACATTGCATTTTGGTGCTGGTAACATCGGTCGCGGCTTTATCGGCAAACTGCTGGCAGATGCCAGCCATCAGGTCACCTTCGCCGACGTCAACGACACGCTTATCGATCAGCTCAACCACCGTCAGGAGTACAAGGTCCATGTGGTGGGAGCGGATCAGAAGCTGGACGTGGTGCGCAACGTGGCAGCGGTCAGCTCCGCCGGTCACGAGGTGATCGCCCGTATCATCACCGCCGATCTGGTCACCACCGCGGTCGGTCCCAACATTCTGGACAAGATTGCCAGCACCCTGGCCAAGGGGCTGCAGGCCCGTTTCGATGCCGGCAACCTGACGCCGCTGAACGTCATCGCCTGCGAAAACATGGTACGCGGCACCAGCCACCTCAAACAGGAGGTACTCAAGTACCTGCCAGTCGCGTATCATGCCACGCTCGAATCCTGCATCGGTTTCGTCGACTCGGCGGTGGATCGCATAGTCCCTCCCGCCGCGGCTGCCAACGATGATCCGCTGGAAGTGACGGTGGAGAGCTTCAGCGAGTGGATCGTCGACCAGACCCAGTTCAAGGGCGAGCTGCCACAGGTGGCGGGCATGGAGCCCACCGACAACCTGATGGCCTTCGTCGAGCGCAAGCTGTTCACCCTCAACACCGGCCACATCGTCACCGCCTACCTCGGCAAGCTGCGGGGCTACCGCACCGTGCGCGAGGCGATCGAAGATCCAGTGATCCGCAGCAAGGTACGCCGCGCCATGGAGGAGAGCGGTGCCGTGCTGGTGAAACGCTACGGCTTCGACCCGCGCCTGCACGCCGCCTACATCGAGAAGATCCTCTCGCGCTTCGCCAACCCCTATCTGGTGGACGAGATTGACCGGGTCGGTCGTCAGCCGCTGCGCAAGCTGGCGGCGGGGGATCGGCTGGTGAAGCCGCTGCTCGGCACCCTGGAGTACGGCCTGCCCAACGAGCAGTTGCAGGAGGGGATCGCCGCGGCGCTCCACTATCGCAATGCCGATGACCCGCAGGCAGTGGAGCTGCAAGCCCTGCTGGCGGAGCTTGGCCCGGCCAAAGCGCTGGCTCGCGTCACCGGGCTGGATGAAGGGAGCGAGGTGGTTCGCGCCATCGTCGCCCGTTACGAAACCCTGTAA
- a CDS encoding PTS mannitol transporter subunit IICBA, producing the protein MLSPDTKVKIQNFGRFLSNMVMPNIGAFIAWGFITALFIPTGWLPSETLAKLVGPMITYLLPLLIGYTGGKLMGGERGGVVGAITTMGVIVGTDIPMFMGAMMVGPLGGWAIKRFDKAMDGRVKSGFEMLVNNFSAGLIGMLLAILAFFVIGPFVKVLSGVLAGGVGFLVENHMLPLTSIFVEPAKILFLNNAINHGIFSPLGIQQATEHGSSIFFLIEANPGPGMGVLLAYMVFGRGAAKQSAAGASIIHFFGGIHEIYFPYVLMNPRLILAVIAGGMTGVFTLTLFNAGLVSPASPGSIFAVLLMTPKASLIGVLLSIVASTTVSFLVAAVFVRAQQPEADEADALGEATRKMKAMKGAKPETAAAKKPGGELMAVRNIVVACDAGMGSSAMGAGMLRKRVQAAGLNISVTNRAIDQLDDQVDWVITHKDLTERARRHAPHAHHISLTNFLDNGLYQELVQSLSRAANDDVANPQLLVAANDDSYEPQAAEVFTLSRHDVHLGLKADNKEAAILTAGRLLAERGYVAPDYVNAMLEREQLVSTYLGESIAVPHGTIAAKEFVKHTGIVICQYPAGVAFGEAADEVARLVIGIAARNDEHMQVITRLTNALDEPGLIDRLASTTDPQAFLDLLGAEQAA; encoded by the coding sequence ATGTTATCACCGGATACCAAAGTCAAGATACAGAATTTTGGACGCTTCCTGTCCAATATGGTCATGCCCAACATAGGCGCCTTCATCGCCTGGGGCTTTATCACCGCCCTCTTCATCCCCACCGGCTGGCTGCCAAGTGAAACCTTGGCCAAGCTGGTCGGCCCGATGATCACCTACCTGCTGCCGCTGCTGATTGGCTACACCGGTGGCAAACTGATGGGCGGTGAGCGCGGTGGTGTGGTCGGTGCCATCACCACCATGGGCGTCATCGTCGGTACCGACATCCCCATGTTCATGGGCGCCATGATGGTCGGCCCGCTCGGTGGTTGGGCCATCAAGCGCTTCGACAAGGCGATGGACGGTCGCGTCAAGAGCGGCTTCGAGATGCTGGTCAACAACTTCTCCGCCGGCCTTATCGGCATGCTGCTGGCGATCCTCGCCTTCTTCGTGATTGGCCCCTTCGTCAAGGTGCTCTCCGGCGTGCTGGCCGGTGGTGTCGGCTTCCTGGTGGAAAACCACATGCTGCCGCTCACCTCCATCTTCGTCGAGCCGGCCAAGATCCTGTTCCTCAACAACGCCATCAACCACGGCATCTTCTCGCCGCTGGGGATCCAGCAGGCGACCGAGCACGGCAGCTCCATCTTCTTCCTGATTGAAGCGAACCCGGGCCCGGGCATGGGCGTGCTGCTGGCCTACATGGTGTTCGGTCGCGGCGCCGCCAAGCAGTCCGCGGCTGGTGCCTCCATCATTCACTTCTTCGGCGGCATCCACGAGATCTACTTCCCCTATGTGCTGATGAACCCGCGCCTCATTCTGGCAGTGATCGCCGGTGGCATGACCGGGGTGTTCACCCTGACCCTGTTCAATGCCGGTCTGGTCTCCCCCGCCTCACCGGGTTCCATCTTCGCCGTGCTGTTGATGACACCGAAAGCCTCCCTCATCGGGGTGCTGCTCTCCATCGTCGCCTCCACCACCGTCTCCTTCTTGGTCGCCGCCGTGTTCGTCCGTGCCCAGCAGCCGGAAGCCGACGAGGCCGATGCCCTGGGTGAAGCCACCCGCAAGATGAAAGCCATGAAGGGTGCCAAACCCGAGACCGCAGCGGCCAAGAAGCCGGGCGGCGAACTAATGGCGGTACGCAACATCGTGGTCGCCTGCGATGCAGGTATGGGTTCCAGCGCCATGGGTGCCGGCATGCTGCGCAAACGGGTGCAGGCCGCCGGGCTCAATATCAGCGTCACCAACCGCGCCATCGATCAGCTCGACGATCAGGTGGACTGGGTCATCACCCACAAGGATCTGACCGAGCGGGCCCGTCGCCATGCGCCGCACGCTCACCATATTTCGCTGACCAACTTCCTCGACAACGGTCTCTATCAGGAGCTGGTACAGAGCCTGAGCCGCGCCGCCAACGATGATGTCGCCAACCCGCAACTGCTGGTGGCAGCCAACGATGACAGCTACGAGCCGCAAGCTGCCGAGGTCTTTACCCTGAGCCGTCATGACGTGCATCTGGGACTGAAAGCAGATAACAAGGAGGCCGCCATCCTGACCGCAGGCCGACTGCTGGCCGAGCGCGGTTACGTGGCGCCCGACTACGTCAACGCCATGCTGGAGCGCGAGCAGCTGGTCTCCACCTACCTCGGCGAATCCATCGCCGTGCCGCACGGTACCATCGCCGCCAAGGAGTTTGTGAAGCATACCGGCATCGTCATCTGCCAGTATCCGGCCGGGGTCGCCTTTGGCGAAGCCGCCGATGAGGTGGCGCGACTGGTGATCGGCATCGCCGCCCGCAACGACGAACACATGCAGGTGATAACCCGCCTGACCAATGCACTGGATGAACCCGGTCTCATCGACCGGCTGGCCAGCACCACGGATCCCCAGGCCTTCCTGGATCTGCTGGGTGCCGAACAGGCTGCGTAA
- the lpxL gene encoding LpxL/LpxP family Kdo(2)-lipid IV(A) lauroyl/palmitoleoyl acyltransferase: MAHDHAPRLEPRLFHPRYWASWFGLGLLWLLTLLPWRSQMWLGRQLGHLAAKILKSRVKIARRNLELALPELTRDEREALLKANFESVGCAVFEVGIAWFWPDWRMRNLMTVEGEEHVIAAMEKGQGMLLLSCHFLTLELNARCFGLVRPGVGVYRPNTNPVLEYAQYHGRCASNKYLVNRIDVKGMIKALRNGDALWYAPDHDYGSHASVFVPYFAVEQAATITGTATLARVKNTVTLPCYNIRTREGYTLHIGAPLADYPSGDDMVDAARANREIEAAVRKAPEQYMWLHRRFKTRPSPEDASFY; this comes from the coding sequence ATGGCCCATGACCACGCTCCCCGCCTGGAGCCCCGCCTGTTTCATCCCCGTTACTGGGCCAGCTGGTTCGGCCTCGGCCTGCTCTGGCTGCTGACCCTGCTACCGTGGCGCAGCCAGATGTGGCTGGGCCGTCAGCTCGGTCACCTCGCCGCCAAGATATTGAAGTCCCGGGTAAAGATTGCCCGTCGCAATCTGGAACTGGCCTTGCCTGAACTGACCCGGGATGAGCGGGAGGCGCTGCTGAAAGCAAACTTCGAGAGCGTGGGCTGCGCCGTGTTCGAGGTGGGGATCGCCTGGTTCTGGCCAGACTGGCGGATGCGCAATCTGATGACGGTGGAAGGGGAAGAGCATGTCATCGCCGCCATGGAGAAGGGACAGGGCATGCTGCTGCTCTCCTGCCACTTCCTGACGCTGGAGCTCAACGCCCGCTGTTTCGGTCTGGTGCGCCCCGGGGTGGGGGTCTATCGCCCCAACACCAATCCGGTGCTGGAGTATGCCCAGTACCACGGTCGCTGCGCCTCCAACAAATATCTGGTGAACCGAATTGACGTGAAGGGGATGATCAAGGCACTGCGCAACGGCGATGCCCTCTGGTACGCGCCGGATCACGACTACGGCTCCCACGCCAGCGTGTTCGTGCCCTACTTCGCGGTGGAGCAGGCGGCGACCATCACCGGCACCGCCACCCTGGCGCGGGTGAAGAACACCGTCACCCTGCCCTGCTACAACATCCGCACCCGCGAGGGTTACACCCTGCATATCGGGGCCCCGCTCGCCGACTACCCCAGCGGGGATGACATGGTCGATGCCGCCCGTGCCAACCGCGAGATTGAAGCTGCCGTGCGCAAGGCGCCGGAGCAGTACATGTGGCTCCATCGCCGCTTCAAGACCCGCCCCTCCCCCGAGGATGCCAGCTTCTACTAA